CTCCGCCCAGCTGGGGCTGGCCGAGCTGGCCTTCTCCGGCTGCACGCTTACCTCCGATCACCTCTACCTCTACCCCAATGGTTCAAGACTTGAGGACACGATTGAGGCCGCAGGTGACATTGGTCTGCGCTTCCAGCCAACCCGTGGCGCCATGAGCATCGGCGAAAGCGCGGGCGGCCTGCCTCCCGACAGCCTGGTCGAGGATGAACGCGCTATTCTTGACGATATGATCCGGGTGGTGGACCGGTTCCACGACCCCGCCGAAGGATCCATGTGCCGGGTGGCACTGGCCCCCTGTTCGCCGTTCTCCGTCAGCCGCGAGCTGATGCGGGACAGTGCCCTTCTGGCGCGGGACAAGGGCGTTATGCTGCACACCCATCTGGCCGAAAATGACGAAGACATCGCTTATTCCCTCGCGCAGTTCGGTTGCCGACCCGGCCAATACGCCGAGGATCTGGGTTGGACCGGCCCCGATGTCTGGCACGCCCATTGTGTGAAACTGGATGCTGAGGAGATTGACCTCTTTGCCCGGACCCGGACCGGCGTGGCCCATTGCCCCTGTTCCAACTGCCGTCTTGGCAGCGGTATCGCGCCACTGCGCGCGATGCGGGATGCGCGGGTTCCAGTCGGGCTGGGGGTCGATGGATCTGCCAGCAATGACATGGCCAGCCTGATCAGCGAGGCGCGTCAGGCCATGCTCTTGCAACGGGTCGCGCAGGGCGCCGATGCCATGAGCGCCTATGAGGCACTGGAGATCGCCACCCGGGGCGGCGCAGAGGTGCTGGGACGGCCCGATGTCGGTCAGCTTGCGGTGGGCAAACGCGCCGATATCGCCATGTGGGACGTAACCGGCGTTGCCTCAAGCGGCAGCTGGGATCCGGCAGCCCTGTTACTGGCAGGACCTGCTCAGGTGAAACATCTCTTCGTCGAGGGGCGCCAGATCATCCGCGATAGTAACTTGGCGACCATGGACCTGCCGGGGCTTCTCGAACGGCACCAAAAAGCCACCACACGGCTGATGCAGCTGGCTTGATGCGACTGGCCTGACGCAACTGGCCAAACTGGGCACCATCGCTCCGCCCATCTTCTGGCGCCAAATATCCCCGCCGGAGGCAGAGGCGCGTCAGCGCCTCCCTCGCTTTGACGTCCTGTTGCGGCAGGGTTCAGTCGCGCGCGCCGTTGATCCAGACCTCGGCAACCGCCCGGTCATCGCCCATCATGATGGTGGCAAAGACCGACTCCCAGAGGTCTTTCGCCCCGGCGCTGCGCTGCGCAATGGCAGGGGTTGAGGCCAGATCCAGCACCACCAGATCCGCCTCCATGCCAGGTGCGATATTGCCGATCTGGTCTCCCATATGCAGCGCGCGGGCCGAGCCTTGCGTGGCCAGCCACAGCAATTGTGCCGCATGCAGGGGCGTGCCGCGCAGCTGACCAACCTCATAGGCCGCCGCCATGGTGCGCAGCATCGAGAAACTGGAGCCGCCACCGGTATCTGTGGCGAGACCAATGCGTTGCCCTTCGGCCATCAATCCGGCCATATCAAACAGCCCAGACCCGATGAAGGTGTTGGAGGTCGGGCAATGCACCAGCGCCGCGCCAACCTCGCGCAGCCGGGCACGTTCGCGGTCTTCCAGATGGATGGCATGCCCATAAAGACCACGTGCGCCCAGCAGGCCAAATTGCTCATAGGTGTCCAGATAATCCCGCGCCTCGGGAAACAGCGATTTCACCCACGTAATTTCATCCGTCTGCTCGCTCAGATGGGTCTGCACCAGGCAGTCCGGATGATCAGCCCAAAGCGCGCCCATCGCCTCCAGCTGTTCGGGGGTCGAGGTGGGTGAGAACCGCGGTGTGATCGCATAGGACAGCCGGTCGACCCCATGCCAGCGCCCAATCAGCGCCGCGCTGTCGTCATGGGCAGACTGCGCGGTGTCGCGCAGCCCGTCGGGGGCGTTGCGGTCCATGCAGGTCTTGCCCGCAACAACCCGTTGGCCCCGCGCCTGCGCGGCGGTGAAAAACGCATCCACGCTTTCGGGGTGGATGGTGCAGTAGCTGCACATCGTGGTGGTGCCATTGGCCCGCGTCAGATCGAGATACCGTCCGGCGATTTCATCGGCATAGGCACGATCGCCAAACCGCATCTCCTCGGGGAAGGTATAGCTGTTCAGCCAGTCGATCAGCCGCTTCCCCCAGCTGGCGATAATGGCAGTTTGGGGGAAATGCACATGGGCATCGACAAATCCGGCCAGGATCAGCCGGTCGCCGTGATCCACCAGTTCTGCCATCGGATGGGCCTTGCGCAAGCCATCCCATGTGCCCAGCTCCAGCACCTTGCCACCACCGATGGTGACCGCCTCATGCAGCTTTGCCGCAGCCTCAGGGCTGTCACCCTCAAAGGGGGTGCCCGCAAACGAAAGAACCTGTCCCCGTAAGATATATTCTGCCTGCATAAGACGCGGTCCTTTCTTGCCAAACTGCGGTCCACAGGATACGCGCAGCATCATCGGCGGTAAATTACGTCATTGTCATTGTTTTTCGGTAACTGCTTCTTTTATTCCAGAAGCAACCGCGAAAAAGGGGCCTCAGATGATTGCAGACGACCACCAGGAGCCAGTCGACCCCGCGTCCGAGGATGCCTATGAGCTGGATCGCAAACGGGTCACCCAGATCCTTGAGGCGGTAGAGGCCGCAGATCAGGCGCAACTGACTGCACTGATGGAGCCATTGCACGCGGCGGACATCGCTGACCTGCTGGAACAGATCAGCGCCTTTGACCGGGGCCAGCTGATCCGGCTGTATGATCGCGAATTCGACGGTGAGATCCTGTCGGAACTTGATGAGAGCATCCGCGAAGAGGTGATTTCTCTGCTGGCGCCACAGGTTCTGGCTGAGGCGGTGCGTGATCTCGAAAGCGATGACGTTGTTGACCTACTGGAGGATCTGGAAGAGCCGCAGCAAGAGGCCATCCTCAACACGCTCGAAGATGCGGACCGGGTCGCGGTCGAACAATCACTGAGCTATCCTGAGAATTCCGCCGGCCGTCTGATGCAGCGTGAGGTGGTGATGGCCCCGGATCACTGGACTGTGGGGCAGGCCATTGATTTCATGCGGGAGTCGGATCATCTGCCGGATCAGTTCTACCATGTCGTTCTGGTCGACCCGCGGTTACATCCGGTGGGCAATGTCACGCTGGGGCGGATCATGTCGTCGAAGCGTGAGGTACCCCTCAGCACTATCGTCGAGGAGACCTTTCAGATCATTCCCGCCGATCAGGACGAGGAAGACGTGGCCTATGCTTTCAACCAGTACCACCTAATCTCGGCCCCGGTTGTCGATGATGAGGGACGGCTGGTGGGTGTCATCACCATGGATGACGCGATGGTGGTTCTGGACGAAGAACACGAAGAAGACATCCTGCGCCTTGCCGGTGTCGGCGAGGGCAGTCTGGCCGACCGCGTCATGGCCACGACCAAGCAGCGCTTTCCCTGGCTGGCAGTGAACCTTGCGACCGCGATCCTAGCCTCGCTGGTGATTGCCCAGTTCGAGGCGACGATTGCCGAATTTGTGGCGCTGGCGGTGCTGATGCCCATCGTGGCCTCCATGGGCGGCAATGCCGGCACGCAATCGCTGACGGTGGCGGTGCGCGCGCTCGCCACCCGCGACCTTACCGGCTCCAACGTCTGGCGGGTGATCCGGCGGGAGGTTCTGGTGGGATTGGTGAACGGCCTCGCCTTTGCCCTGATCATGGCCGTTGTCGGGATCCTGTGGTTCGGCTCGCCCATGCTGGGCGCCGTGATCGCCGTCGCTATGGTGATCAATCTGGTCGTCGCGGGGCTGGCAGGTACGGCGGTCCCGATTATTTTGGAGAAGATCGGCGTCGATCCGGCGCTGGCCTCCGGCGCTTTTGTGACGACGGTTACGGATATCGTTGGTTTCTTTGCCTTTCTTGGGCTGGCCGGGGTGTTGCTGCTCTGATCCTGCCTGCTGTTACTGCCCATTTGGGCCGTGTTCACTCACTCTGACAGGACCCGTATCATGGATGACCTTACCCAGATCAAGGCCGACGCCCGCAAGGCCGCCTTTCAGCGCCGCAAGGCCGCCTTTGACATGAACAAACCCGGCGTCGCGGGCCATCTGTCAGAGGTGCTGGCAGGCTATCGCGGCGTGCCGCTGTCGGGCTATATGCCGATCCGCACAGAGATTGATCCGCTTCCCGCGATGGCGGAAGCCGCCGCTCATGGCCCTGTTGGTGTGCCGGTGATCCAGGCCAAGAGTACACCGCTGAAATTCAGTAGCTGGCAGCCGGACGGCGCGCTGCGCGACGGGCCCTTTGGGGCCAAAGTGCCAGAGGTCGATGACTATTTTGAACCCGAGATCCTGATCGTGCCGCTGGTCGCCTTTGATGCGCGGGGCGGGCGCCTTGGTTATGGGGGCGGCTTTTATGACCGCACGCTGGAGCTGCTGCGTGCCAAACGTGCGACATTGGCCATCGGTTTTGCCTTTGACGCGCAAGAGGCCGACGACCTACCGCTGGAACCAACGGATCAGCCGCTGGACATGCTGATCACCGAAAGCCGGGTGTTGCAGTTCAACCGATGACGCTTGGGTGGGGGTGACCAGGATTTTTCGAAAAAATCCTGACAAAACTTTTCAAAACGTTTTGCACCCACAACGCGGCTCTTGTCCTGAGCCCAGCAACGGCGTACCACGCCCGGATGCGACTATTATTTCTTGGCGATGTCATGGGCCGTGCGGGACGCAAGGCCATTTCCGAACACCTCCCGCAGATGCGCAAGGACTGGCGGCTCGATTTTGTCGTGGTCAATGGCGAGAACGCCTCCAATGGGATGGGGCTGAATGGCGAACACGCCAAGGCGCTGCTGGATGCGGGGGCCGATTGCCTGACCCTTGGCGACCATGCCTTTGACCAGAAGGACATGTTGCAGGCCATTGAGAAAGAGCCGCGCATTATCCGGCCGCTGAATTTTGCTAAAAACGCACCGGGGCGCGGCTTCCGGCTGTTCAATGCCCCCGGCGGGCGCAAGGTGCTGGTGGTGCAGGCATTGGGGCAGGTGTTCATGAAACGCGCCTATGATGATCCCTTTGGCGCGGTTGAGGCGGTGCTGAAATCGCACCCACGCGGTGGGCTGGCGCAGGCGGTGATCGTGGACATGCACTGCGAAGCCACATCCGAGAAGATGGCTATGGGGCATTTCTGCAATGGCCGCGCTTCGCTGGTTGTGGGGACACATACCCATGTGCCGACGGGCGATGCGCAGATCCTGTCCGAGGGCACCGGCTATCTGACAGACGCCGGTATGTGCGGCGATTACAACTCGGTGATCGGCATGGAAAAAGCTGAGCCGATGCGGCGCTTCCTGACCGGAATGCCCAAGAACCGCTTTACCCCCGCCGAGGGCCCAGCAACCCTGTCCGGCGTTTTTGTGGAAACCGATGACCGGACAGGCGCGGCGAAATCAATCCGCATGATCCGTGTTGGTGGCCTGTTGGAACAGGCAATCCCCTGAGGCAAGCTCTGCTCATGCGGTTTGCAGCGTGCTGTGCTCCGCAAAAATCACGCGCAGGGCAGGGGGATACTTGCCTGCCTATGCGCGCAAAACCCGAACCCTGTTCGCAAACAGCTGATAAATCAGCGCTATGCAAACCGGTTGCATAGCGAGCCCCTTGCCTCGGCTGACAAGATCAGGTTCACTCCCTTGGGCCGCGCGATAACGGATGCGGCCATGGCAGTTCTTTTCGGTTTGCGATGATTGATCTTTCAACCTCTTGGATGTCTTTACCCCTGATGCAGTTTCTTCCCCTTGGTGAGACCGGCGGCGCGGTTCTGACGCTGCTGATCGTGGTGGCGATGTTTGCCGCTTTCCTGCGCGAAACCTTCCCGACCGAGGTGGTGGCGCTGGCGGGAGTATCCGTGATGCTGGCAACCGGCGTTCTGCCCTACCAGGCGGCGCTGCCGGTGTTGTCAAATCCGGCGCCCTGGACCATTGCGGCCATGTTCATCATCATGGGGGCCCTGGTGCGCACCGGTGCGCTGGATGCTTTTACCGCGCAGGCCCGCAAACAGGCCGAGGTCAATCCCAAGCTGGCCATCGCGCTCTTGATGGTCTTTGTCGTTGCTGCCTCTGCCGTTGTGTCGAATACGCCGGTTGTGGTGGTAATGATTCCGGTGTTCATCCAGATATCGCGCACGATGAAGGTCTCCGCCTCCAAGATGCTGATCCCGCTGAGTTATGCGGCTATCCTTGGCGGTACGCTGACGCTGATCGGTACGTCTACGAACCTGCTGGTTGACGGTGTCGCACGGGCGCAGGGGCTGGCACCTTTCACCATCTTTGAGGTGACACCGCTTGGCATCATTCTGGTGATCTGGGGTATGATCTACCTGCGTTTCATCGCGCCGCGCCTGCTGCCGGACCGTAGCAGCATGGCCAGCCTGCTCAGCGACCGTTCGCGGATGAAATTCTTTACCGAGGCGGTGATCCCCCCCGAGAGCAACCTGATCGGCCGCGAGGTTACCGGTGTGCAGCTGTTCAAACGTCAGGGCGTGCGGCTGATTGATGTCATTCGCGGTGATATCTCACTGCGCAACGCGCTCAAGGGGGTAGAGCTGCAGGTGGGGGATCGCGTGGTGCTGCGCACGCAGATGACCGAATTGCTTAGCCTGCAACGCAACAAAGAACTGAAACGCGTCGATCAGGTCTCCACCGTGGAAACGGAAACCGTTGAAGTGCTGATCACTCCCGGCTGCCGCATGGTGGGGCGTTCGCTGGGCGCGATGCGTCTGCGCCGCCGTTATGGCGTCTATACGTTGGCGGTGCATCGCAGGAATCAGAACATCGGCGTTCAGCTGGAGGATCTGGTGGTGCGGGTCGGCGATACCCTGCTGCTGGAGGGCAACGCCGAGGATATTCAGCGCCTTGCCGCAGATATGGATATGGCTGCGGTGTCGCAGCCCTCTGTGCGCGCCTACCGCCGCCGTCACGCCCCCATCGCGATTGTCGCGCTGATCGGTATCGTGGTTCTGGCAGCGCTTGGCGTGGCGCCGATCCTGTTGTTGTCGGTGCTTGCCGTCTCCACCG
The nucleotide sequence above comes from Phaeobacter inhibens DSM 16374. Encoded proteins:
- a CDS encoding 8-oxoguanine deaminase, producing the protein MPEILIQDIDVALTMDDQRSQLSAVDLRIRDGIIAEIGSGLTTEGERISGKGCVVTPGLVNTHHHLYQNLTRAVPGAQDALLFGWLKRLYPIWSAFTPDDIHVSAQLGLAELAFSGCTLTSDHLYLYPNGSRLEDTIEAAGDIGLRFQPTRGAMSIGESAGGLPPDSLVEDERAILDDMIRVVDRFHDPAEGSMCRVALAPCSPFSVSRELMRDSALLARDKGVMLHTHLAENDEDIAYSLAQFGCRPGQYAEDLGWTGPDVWHAHCVKLDAEEIDLFARTRTGVAHCPCSNCRLGSGIAPLRAMRDARVPVGLGVDGSASNDMASLISEARQAMLLQRVAQGADAMSAYEALEIATRGGAEVLGRPDVGQLAVGKRADIAMWDVTGVASSGSWDPAALLLAGPAQVKHLFVEGRQIIRDSNLATMDLPGLLERHQKATTRLMQLA
- the guaD gene encoding guanine deaminase, with protein sequence MQAEYILRGQVLSFAGTPFEGDSPEAAAKLHEAVTIGGGKVLELGTWDGLRKAHPMAELVDHGDRLILAGFVDAHVHFPQTAIIASWGKRLIDWLNSYTFPEEMRFGDRAYADEIAGRYLDLTRANGTTTMCSYCTIHPESVDAFFTAAQARGQRVVAGKTCMDRNAPDGLRDTAQSAHDDSAALIGRWHGVDRLSYAITPRFSPTSTPEQLEAMGALWADHPDCLVQTHLSEQTDEITWVKSLFPEARDYLDTYEQFGLLGARGLYGHAIHLEDRERARLREVGAALVHCPTSNTFIGSGLFDMAGLMAEGQRIGLATDTGGGSSFSMLRTMAAAYEVGQLRGTPLHAAQLLWLATQGSARALHMGDQIGNIAPGMEADLVVLDLASTPAIAQRSAGAKDLWESVFATIMMGDDRAVAEVWINGARD
- the mgtE gene encoding magnesium transporter; its protein translation is MIADDHQEPVDPASEDAYELDRKRVTQILEAVEAADQAQLTALMEPLHAADIADLLEQISAFDRGQLIRLYDREFDGEILSELDESIREEVISLLAPQVLAEAVRDLESDDVVDLLEDLEEPQQEAILNTLEDADRVAVEQSLSYPENSAGRLMQREVVMAPDHWTVGQAIDFMRESDHLPDQFYHVVLVDPRLHPVGNVTLGRIMSSKREVPLSTIVEETFQIIPADQDEEDVAYAFNQYHLISAPVVDDEGRLVGVITMDDAMVVLDEEHEEDILRLAGVGEGSLADRVMATTKQRFPWLAVNLATAILASLVIAQFEATIAEFVALAVLMPIVASMGGNAGTQSLTVAVRALATRDLTGSNVWRVIRREVLVGLVNGLAFALIMAVVGILWFGSPMLGAVIAVAMVINLVVAGLAGTAVPIILEKIGVDPALASGAFVTTVTDIVGFFAFLGLAGVLLL
- a CDS encoding 5-formyltetrahydrofolate cyclo-ligase, whose amino-acid sequence is MDDLTQIKADARKAAFQRRKAAFDMNKPGVAGHLSEVLAGYRGVPLSGYMPIRTEIDPLPAMAEAAAHGPVGVPVIQAKSTPLKFSSWQPDGALRDGPFGAKVPEVDDYFEPEILIVPLVAFDARGGRLGYGGGFYDRTLELLRAKRATLAIGFAFDAQEADDLPLEPTDQPLDMLITESRVLQFNR
- a CDS encoding TIGR00282 family metallophosphoesterase; this encodes MRLLFLGDVMGRAGRKAISEHLPQMRKDWRLDFVVVNGENASNGMGLNGEHAKALLDAGADCLTLGDHAFDQKDMLQAIEKEPRIIRPLNFAKNAPGRGFRLFNAPGGRKVLVVQALGQVFMKRAYDDPFGAVEAVLKSHPRGGLAQAVIVDMHCEATSEKMAMGHFCNGRASLVVGTHTHVPTGDAQILSEGTGYLTDAGMCGDYNSVIGMEKAEPMRRFLTGMPKNRFTPAEGPATLSGVFVETDDRTGAAKSIRMIRVGGLLEQAIP
- a CDS encoding SLC13 family permease; its protein translation is MQFLPLGETGGAVLTLLIVVAMFAAFLRETFPTEVVALAGVSVMLATGVLPYQAALPVLSNPAPWTIAAMFIIMGALVRTGALDAFTAQARKQAEVNPKLAIALLMVFVVAASAVVSNTPVVVVMIPVFIQISRTMKVSASKMLIPLSYAAILGGTLTLIGTSTNLLVDGVARAQGLAPFTIFEVTPLGIILVIWGMIYLRFIAPRLLPDRSSMASLLSDRSRMKFFTEAVIPPESNLIGREVTGVQLFKRQGVRLIDVIRGDISLRNALKGVELQVGDRVVLRTQMTELLSLQRNKELKRVDQVSTVETETVEVLITPGCRMVGRSLGAMRLRRRYGVYTLAVHRRNQNIGVQLEDLVVRVGDTLLLEGNAEDIQRLAADMDMAAVSQPSVRAYRRRHAPIAIVALIGIVVLAALGVAPILLLSVLAVSTVLITRCIDADEAFSFVDGRLLTLIFAMLAIGAALESSGAVRLIVDAVAPSLSMLPPFLLVWAVYLLTSILTELVSNNAVAVVVTPIAVGLAQAMGIDPRPLVVAVMVAASASFATPIGYQTNMLVYGPGGYKFTDFLRVGIPLNFSVGLLASILIPFFWPL